One Megasphaera vaginalis (ex Bordigoni et al. 2020) DNA window includes the following coding sequences:
- a CDS encoding S-layer homology domain-containing protein has protein sequence MKKKIIASLVATMAVGATCAFAANPFVDVPSDSWAYQSVVTLAESGIIQGVDGTHFEGDRNITRYEAAEIVAKAMAHQDRATVEQRALINKLADEFSDELNSLGVRVSNLEKRVGNVKLSGDARIRFIHQKDSVENDASWSARVRLQGNAMINDSTKAVLRVSTNNISFADTKNASSEDNKLYFDKAYVDHNFGSNWDLMVGRYQYVLGNAYGYEYGDTFDGAQLKYNNGKFAATAGYGKFKEANLNDVKTGYGELEGFFDRGAIGVYYNSFNLADSAAAYAPDNLWGAYASLKLGQKTNLLVDYTKIQNNGAIDDADVWAAVLKYGNANFAAPKTWDAWVEYINADPNAFYGSTNSWRRDSLLNNVKSWGVGVDYTFAKNAQFQVMQSFASSAKKGDADPEEETRAQFMFVF, from the coding sequence ATGAAAAAGAAAATCATTGCATCCTTAGTAGCAACGATGGCTGTCGGCGCTACCTGCGCATTCGCAGCTAATCCCTTCGTTGACGTACCGTCAGACAGCTGGGCTTACCAGTCCGTCGTTACGTTGGCAGAATCCGGCATCATCCAGGGCGTTGACGGCACGCATTTCGAAGGCGACCGCAACATCACCCGTTATGAAGCTGCTGAAATCGTTGCCAAAGCAATGGCTCACCAGGACCGCGCCACTGTTGAACAGCGCGCCCTCATCAACAAATTGGCTGACGAATTCTCTGACGAACTGAACAGCCTCGGCGTTCGCGTTTCCAACTTGGAAAAACGCGTCGGCAACGTAAAATTGAGCGGTGACGCTCGTATCCGCTTCATTCATCAGAAAGATAGTGTTGAAAATGATGCATCATGGTCCGCTCGTGTTCGTCTCCAAGGCAATGCCATGATCAACGACAGCACGAAAGCCGTTTTGCGCGTAAGCACGAACAATATCAGCTTTGCTGATACCAAAAATGCTTCTTCTGAAGATAATAAGCTTTATTTCGACAAAGCCTATGTTGACCACAATTTCGGCAGCAACTGGGATCTGATGGTCGGCCGTTATCAGTATGTATTAGGCAATGCCTACGGCTATGAATACGGCGATACCTTCGACGGCGCTCAGCTCAAATACAACAACGGCAAGTTTGCCGCCACTGCCGGTTACGGTAAATTTAAAGAAGCTAATTTGAACGACGTAAAGACGGGCTACGGCGAATTGGAAGGCTTCTTTGACAGAGGCGCCATCGGCGTTTACTATAACAGTTTCAATTTGGCTGATTCCGCTGCTGCATATGCACCGGATAACCTCTGGGGTGCTTATGCCAGCTTGAAACTGGGCCAGAAGACGAATCTCCTCGTCGACTATACGAAGATTCAGAACAACGGCGCTATCGATGATGCTGACGTCTGGGCTGCTGTCCTCAAATATGGCAACGCCAACTTCGCAGCACCGAAGACGTGGGACGCATGGGTTGAATATATCAATGCCGACCCGAACGCTTTCTATGGTTCGACGAACAGCTGGAGAAGAGATAGTCTCCTCAACAACGTCAAATCTTGGGGCGTAGGCGTTGACTACACCTTTGCCAAGAACGCGCAGTTCCAGGTAATGCAGTCCTTCGCTTCCAGCGCTAAGAAAGGCGATGCAGATCCGGAAGAAGAAACACGCGCTCAGTTCATGTTCGTATTCTAA
- a CDS encoding [FeFe] hydrogenase, group A: protein MLNFQSRFKELARRVPIDEHNCSVQFEESKCKNCTLCRRVCANTQTVMDYYYLPSTGDMPICVHCGQCASACPFDAITEVNDVERVKAAIADPDKIVMFQTAPAVRVGLGEAFGLEPGSFVEGKMVGALRALGADYVFDTNFGADLTIMEEAMELLHRLQAEEIPIPQFTSCCPAWVEFAEIFYPDLIPHLSSTKSPISILSAVEKTWFAETKNIDPKKIVNVCVTPCTAKKAEIRRPEFNVSANFWDIPELRDTDICITTRELAGWIKEAGLDFEQLQEGAFDRVFGQASGGGIIFGNTGGVMEAAIRTAYYFFTGRTAPKDFIPFEDVRGLEGVKKASVAFGHFVLHVAAISGLGNARVFIDDLIKNDLFENYSFIEIMACPGGCIGGGGQPKVKAPQVKKVNQARMDRLYQYDAEAQIKSSWENPEIKALYEAFLEEPLSEMAETYLHTYFDDKSDLLGRMKNVEPETNPMSNRFKAHTNNLV from the coding sequence ATGCTTAATTTCCAGTCACGTTTTAAAGAACTTGCGCGTCGCGTACCTATCGATGAGCACAACTGCTCCGTCCAATTTGAAGAAAGTAAGTGCAAAAATTGTACGTTGTGCCGTCGCGTCTGCGCCAATACGCAGACCGTGATGGATTACTATTATTTACCCAGTACAGGCGATATGCCCATTTGCGTCCATTGCGGCCAATGCGCTTCGGCTTGCCCCTTCGATGCGATCACGGAAGTGAACGACGTCGAACGGGTCAAGGCGGCCATTGCCGACCCCGATAAGATCGTCATGTTCCAGACGGCGCCGGCCGTGCGCGTCGGTCTCGGCGAAGCCTTCGGCCTGGAGCCGGGAAGCTTCGTCGAAGGGAAAATGGTCGGCGCGCTCCGCGCCCTCGGCGCCGACTACGTATTCGATACGAATTTCGGCGCCGATCTGACGATCATGGAAGAAGCGATGGAACTGCTCCACCGACTGCAAGCCGAAGAAATTCCTATCCCGCAGTTTACGAGCTGCTGCCCGGCGTGGGTCGAGTTTGCCGAAATCTTCTATCCCGACCTGATTCCCCATCTTTCTTCGACGAAGAGCCCGATCAGCATCTTGAGCGCCGTCGAAAAGACGTGGTTCGCCGAAACGAAGAATATTGATCCGAAAAAGATCGTCAACGTCTGCGTGACGCCGTGTACGGCTAAAAAAGCGGAGATTCGCCGTCCCGAATTCAACGTGTCGGCCAATTTCTGGGACATTCCCGAACTGCGCGATACGGACATCTGCATTACGACGCGCGAATTGGCAGGCTGGATCAAGGAAGCGGGACTGGATTTCGAACAGTTGCAGGAAGGCGCTTTTGACCGCGTCTTCGGCCAGGCTTCCGGCGGCGGCATCATTTTCGGCAACACCGGCGGCGTCATGGAAGCGGCCATTCGTACGGCGTATTACTTCTTTACCGGCCGTACGGCGCCGAAAGATTTCATCCCCTTTGAAGACGTACGCGGCCTTGAAGGCGTGAAGAAGGCCAGCGTCGCCTTCGGCCATTTCGTCCTGCACGTTGCCGCCATCAGCGGTCTCGGCAACGCCCGCGTCTTCATCGACGATCTGATCAAAAACGACCTCTTCGAAAACTATTCCTTTATCGAAATCATGGCCTGTCCCGGCGGCTGTATCGGCGGCGGCGGCCAGCCCAAAGTCAAGGCACCGCAGGTCAAGAAAGTGAACCAGGCCCGCATGGACCGGCTCTATCAATACGACGCCGAAGCGCAGATCAAATCGAGCTGGGAAAATCCGGAAATCAAAGCCCTTTACGAAGCCTTTCTCGAAGAACCGCTGTCGGAAATGGCGGAAACCTATTTGCATACCTATTTCGACGACAAATCGGATCTCTTGGGCAGAATGAAGAACGTCGAACCGGAGACGAATCCCATGTCCAATCGCTTTAAGGCCCATACGAACAACTTAGTATAA
- a CDS encoding ABC-F family ATP-binding cassette domain-containing protein: MHIIRLEEVKKAYGTRVLFEDLSLAVDSGQKTGLIGLNGAGKTTLLRLAAGQEDCDGGTVWRNPKGRIHFLPQEPQFDPEKTVLESVLDGDLPVMRLLRRYEGALAAGDDAAVAGLTAAMDAAAAWDLEHEAAIILQKLSVTELTAPVGALSGGQRKRLGLARALIMSCDLLILDEPTNHLDELTIIWLEEYLRNSKSAILVSTHDRYFLDHIVTSIVELDDRRLYSYEGNYGDYLLLRQQRLEEAAASAAKLRNVIRRETAWIRRGAQARSTKQKARRDRYEALCAGETAKADETVGFFDTSRRLGKTIIDMDGVAFAYTGQEELFRNLTYRVVKHDRLGIVGPNSVGKSTLLKVLAGELQPTRGTLRTGSTVSCGFFRQHVPPLDEELRVIDYVRETRRFLTNQFGQTISAGRLLEQFLFTDEMQYTPIRKLSGGERRRLYLLRLLMDQPNVLLLDEPTNDLDIPTLTVLERYLDTFQGVVIVVSHDRYFLDRVVDKLFVLEGREWRRYDGDYSDYLEKAALPPPEGAVKKEKTAPQKEKADKKERGLTTREEKEMATLSAELERYEALAKGLAAAIAAAGSDYAAVAPYLAEQEETAAKIDAMTERWLELADKARQPE, translated from the coding sequence ATGCATATCATACGCCTGGAAGAAGTTAAAAAAGCATACGGCACGCGCGTCCTTTTCGAGGATCTTTCCCTTGCCGTCGACAGCGGCCAAAAGACGGGACTCATCGGACTGAACGGCGCCGGCAAAACGACCTTGCTCCGCCTTGCCGCCGGACAGGAAGACTGCGACGGCGGTACGGTCTGGCGAAATCCGAAAGGACGAATACATTTTTTGCCGCAAGAACCGCAGTTCGATCCGGAGAAGACGGTACTGGAAAGCGTTCTTGACGGCGACCTGCCGGTCATGAGACTCCTGCGCCGCTATGAAGGAGCCCTTGCCGCCGGCGACGACGCGGCCGTAGCCGGACTGACGGCGGCGATGGATGCCGCTGCGGCCTGGGATCTGGAGCACGAAGCGGCGATTATTTTGCAAAAATTGTCCGTAACGGAACTGACGGCTCCTGTCGGCGCCCTTTCGGGGGGCCAGCGAAAGCGGCTCGGTCTGGCCCGGGCGCTGATCATGTCTTGTGATCTGCTGATTCTCGACGAACCGACGAACCACCTCGATGAACTGACGATCATCTGGCTGGAAGAATACCTGCGCAACAGCAAGAGCGCCATCCTTGTCAGTACGCACGACCGGTATTTTCTCGACCACATCGTCACCTCCATCGTCGAACTCGACGACCGCAGGCTGTACAGCTACGAAGGCAATTACGGCGACTACCTGCTGCTGCGGCAGCAACGGCTGGAAGAAGCGGCGGCGTCGGCGGCAAAGCTGCGCAACGTCATTCGCCGTGAGACGGCCTGGATCCGGCGCGGCGCGCAGGCGCGATCGACGAAGCAGAAAGCGCGGCGCGACCGCTATGAAGCCCTTTGCGCCGGCGAAACGGCCAAAGCCGACGAAACGGTGGGATTTTTTGATACGTCTCGTCGGCTCGGCAAGACGATTATCGACATGGACGGCGTCGCTTTCGCCTATACGGGACAGGAAGAGCTCTTTCGCAATCTGACCTATCGCGTCGTCAAACATGACCGCCTGGGGATTGTCGGGCCGAACAGCGTCGGTAAATCGACGCTGCTGAAGGTCTTGGCAGGAGAACTGCAGCCGACGCGGGGAACGCTGCGTACGGGCAGCACCGTTTCCTGCGGCTTTTTCCGACAGCATGTGCCGCCGTTGGACGAGGAACTGCGCGTCATCGACTACGTCAGAGAAACGCGCCGCTTTCTTACCAATCAATTCGGTCAGACGATTTCGGCCGGTCGATTGCTGGAACAATTTCTCTTTACCGACGAAATGCAATACACGCCGATCCGCAAACTTTCCGGCGGGGAACGGCGCCGCCTTTATCTGCTGCGGCTGCTCATGGATCAGCCTAACGTGCTGCTCCTCGATGAACCGACGAACGATCTCGACATTCCGACGCTCACCGTTCTGGAACGATACCTCGACACTTTCCAGGGCGTCGTCATCGTCGTTTCTCACGACCGGTATTTTCTCGACCGCGTCGTCGATAAGCTCTTCGTGCTCGAAGGACGGGAATGGCGCCGCTACGACGGCGATTACAGCGATTATCTGGAAAAAGCGGCGCTGCCGCCGCCGGAAGGAGCGGTAAAAAAAGAAAAGACGGCGCCGCAAAAAGAAAAAGCCGACAAAAAAGAACGGGGCCTGACGACGCGGGAAGAAAAGGAAATGGCGACGCTGTCTGCCGAACTGGAACGCTACGAAGCCCTGGCCAAAGGCCTCGCCGCCGCCATCGCCGCCGCCGGCAGCGATTACGCCGCCGTAGCGCCCTATTTGGCGGAGCAGGAAGAGACGGCGGCGAAAATCGACGCCATGACGGAGCGCTGGCTGGAACTGGCGGACAAAGCGCGTCAGCCGGAATAA
- a CDS encoding S-layer homology domain-containing protein yields MKKKIVTSLVMTMVTGAACAFAANPFVDVPADSWAYHSVVTLAEAGIIQGVDGTHFEGGRNITRYEAAEIVAKAMAHQDRATVEQRAMINKLADEFSAELNSLGVRVSDLEKKVGNVRLTGDANVHYQHWDKAFKNDASWEYAVHLLATADVNDKTTVNFGLSTDDMSFADEGSASGNKDHHVYADHANVEYRAGNMNFLVGRYDYQIGNGLGLQYSDTFDGAQAQYVGNRFTLTGGYGKFKEGGINNVKTGYVSLDGAFEKFGAGLYYNQFHGESVDEDGTHEAVNADKLYGGYLSFRLGQKLNLIGDYQRVSFKDDTADANLWGAKLQYGEADAAEKGTWDAWVDYVNVDQNGFGGSTGNWRDDDFLGWDGGVRSWGVGFDYTLAKNVMLAAGQTFGSKTKKGDTDPKEYTSVELDFFF; encoded by the coding sequence ATGAAAAAGAAAATCGTTACATCATTGGTCATGACGATGGTAACAGGAGCGGCCTGCGCCTTTGCGGCCAATCCCTTCGTCGATGTGCCGGCAGACAGCTGGGCTTATCATTCCGTCGTTACCTTGGCCGAAGCGGGCATCATCCAGGGCGTTGACGGCACGCACTTTGAAGGGGGCCGCAACATTACCCGCTATGAAGCGGCTGAAATCGTCGCCAAAGCCATGGCGCACCAGGACCGGGCCACCGTCGAACAGCGGGCCATGATCAACAAGTTGGCCGATGAATTTTCCGCTGAGTTGAACAGTCTCGGCGTTCGCGTTTCCGACTTGGAAAAAAAGGTCGGTAACGTCCGGCTGACAGGCGACGCGAACGTGCATTATCAGCATTGGGACAAGGCGTTCAAAAACGACGCGTCCTGGGAATACGCCGTGCACCTCCTGGCGACGGCCGATGTCAACGACAAGACGACGGTCAATTTCGGCCTGAGCACAGATGACATGAGCTTTGCCGACGAAGGCTCCGCTTCGGGCAACAAAGATCACCATGTGTACGCCGACCACGCCAATGTCGAATACCGCGCCGGCAACATGAACTTCCTCGTCGGCCGCTATGATTATCAGATCGGCAACGGCTTGGGGCTCCAGTACAGCGACACCTTTGACGGCGCCCAAGCGCAGTATGTCGGCAATCGCTTCACCTTGACCGGCGGCTACGGCAAGTTCAAGGAAGGCGGCATCAATAACGTCAAAACCGGCTATGTTTCTCTTGACGGCGCTTTTGAAAAATTCGGCGCTGGCCTCTATTACAATCAGTTCCACGGCGAAAGCGTCGATGAAGACGGGACCCATGAAGCGGTCAATGCCGACAAGCTCTACGGCGGGTATCTTTCCTTCCGTCTCGGCCAAAAGCTGAACCTCATCGGCGATTACCAGCGCGTTTCCTTTAAGGATGATACGGCGGACGCCAACCTCTGGGGCGCCAAGCTCCAGTACGGGGAAGCCGATGCGGCGGAAAAAGGCACGTGGGACGCCTGGGTCGACTATGTGAATGTCGATCAGAACGGCTTCGGCGGCTCGACGGGCAATTGGCGCGACGACGATTTCCTCGGCTGGGACGGCGGCGTCAGATCATGGGGCGTAGGGTTTGACTACACCTTGGCGAAGAACGTCATGCTCGCCGCAGGGCAGACTTTCGGTTCCAAAACGAAAAAAGGCGATACCGATCCGAAAGAATATACCAGCGTGGAACTCGATTTCTTCTTCTAA
- the putP gene encoding sodium/proline symporter PutP, with the protein MFQTNILVLSAFAIYLLAMLSIGIYYSRSQQRLSDYILGGRSLGPWITSMSAEASDMSGWMLMGLPGFAYAIGISAFWTALGLCLGTFLNWHFVSERLRNYTEVANNSLTIPDYLKNRFHDDSNIIRLISAVFILIFFLIYTSSGFVAGGKLFQTVFGLDYTTSLLCGACVVVFYTFLGGFMAVSWTDFIQGCMMFFAIVLVPVTGALAVGGGSVIAERLVTESPQLLQLVPDSTMTGIIAIISAIGWGLGYFGQPHILVRFMAIGNPGELRKAKHIAMTWVIISLTAAVLVGLVGKVALTETLVGADAEKVFLIMSQDLFPPFMSGLIWSAVLAAIMSTASSQLLVTSSAISKDFYNAFIRKDASERELIYVSRFTVLLVSALALVLAANPDNYILTMVAYAWAGFGAAFGPTILLSLFWREMTRNGAFAGILVGGLTVLIWKQFAWFGLYEIVPGFLFSCLAIYLVSKREGGPGREIEEEFDTAIHFKQKISVLHNED; encoded by the coding sequence ATGTTCCAGACAAATATTCTTGTTTTATCGGCCTTTGCCATCTATTTGCTCGCCATGCTCAGCATCGGCATCTACTATTCCCGCTCGCAGCAGCGCCTCAGCGACTATATTCTGGGCGGCCGCAGCCTCGGCCCCTGGATCACGTCCATGAGCGCCGAAGCTTCCGATATGAGCGGCTGGATGCTCATGGGGCTGCCGGGTTTCGCCTACGCCATCGGCATTTCCGCATTCTGGACGGCTCTCGGGCTGTGTCTGGGCACCTTTTTGAACTGGCATTTCGTTTCCGAGCGCCTGCGCAACTACACGGAAGTCGCCAACAACAGCTTGACGATCCCCGATTACCTGAAAAACCGGTTTCACGATGATTCCAACATCATCCGCTTGATTTCCGCCGTCTTCATCCTGATCTTTTTCCTCATCTATACATCTTCCGGCTTCGTCGCAGGCGGAAAACTGTTTCAAACCGTCTTTGGACTGGACTATACGACATCCCTTCTCTGCGGCGCCTGTGTCGTCGTCTTCTACACTTTCCTCGGCGGGTTCATGGCCGTCTCGTGGACCGATTTTATCCAGGGCTGCATGATGTTCTTCGCCATCGTTCTCGTCCCCGTCACCGGCGCGCTTGCCGTCGGCGGCGGCAGCGTCATCGCCGAGCGTCTCGTCACGGAGTCGCCGCAGCTGCTCCAGCTCGTCCCCGACAGTACCATGACCGGGATCATCGCCATCATTTCCGCCATCGGCTGGGGCCTCGGCTACTTCGGCCAGCCTCACATCCTCGTCCGCTTCATGGCCATCGGCAATCCCGGCGAACTGCGCAAGGCCAAGCATATCGCCATGACCTGGGTCATCATCTCCCTGACGGCGGCCGTCCTCGTCGGCCTTGTCGGCAAAGTGGCGCTGACGGAAACGCTGGTCGGCGCCGATGCGGAAAAAGTATTCCTCATCATGAGTCAGGATCTTTTCCCGCCTTTCATGTCCGGTCTCATCTGGTCCGCCGTGCTGGCCGCCATCATGAGCACGGCCTCTTCCCAGCTTCTGGTCACGTCTTCGGCTATTTCCAAGGATTTTTACAATGCTTTTATCCGCAAAGACGCGAGCGAACGGGAACTGATCTATGTCAGCCGTTTCACGGTTCTCCTCGTCTCCGCTCTGGCCTTGGTACTGGCCGCCAATCCGGATAATTACATTCTGACCATGGTGGCATACGCCTGGGCCGGCTTCGGCGCCGCCTTCGGCCCGACGATCTTACTGTCCCTGTTCTGGCGGGAAATGACCCGCAACGGCGCTTTCGCCGGCATCCTCGTCGGCGGCCTGACCGTACTGATTTGGAAACAATTCGCCTGGTTCGGCCTGTATGAAATCGTTCCCGGCTTCCTCTTCTCCTGCCTGGCCATCTATCTCGTCAGCAAGCGGGAAGGCGGACCGGGCCGTGAAATCGAAGAAGAATTCGATACGGCCATCCACTTCAAACAGAAAATATCCGTTCTGCACAATGAAGACTAA
- a CDS encoding polysaccharide deacetylase family protein, whose amino-acid sequence MKKLCTWFLGIVLTLTVVTVSIFAYWYFAAANYRLTGVPVLNYHQVNYKFQTVLTMRPDNFERQIKYLHDNGYHAITLQQFEDYMNGGDLPDKPVLITFDDGYADNYEYAYPILRKYDMFGTIFLITDFVGRPGYLTWQQVGEMSADHMEFGSHTLSHRPLTGFDRDGARHELVDSKKVIEWRLGKPCRFIAFPEGKFNDMTLEETKDAGYRYAFTVDTGRDFPWDSPYDLDRVAFFEGPISFEHFRFRLIFSAFSSILWKAHAYFSHMEFTRPLGECIPQP is encoded by the coding sequence ATGAAAAAACTCTGTACCTGGTTCTTGGGGATCGTGCTGACGCTGACGGTCGTGACGGTGAGCATCTTTGCTTACTGGTACTTCGCCGCCGCGAATTACCGGCTGACCGGCGTGCCCGTACTGAATTATCACCAAGTCAATTATAAATTTCAAACGGTGCTGACGATGCGTCCCGATAATTTTGAACGGCAAATCAAGTACCTTCACGACAACGGCTACCACGCCATTACGCTGCAGCAGTTCGAAGATTACATGAACGGCGGCGATTTGCCCGACAAGCCGGTGCTGATTACTTTTGACGACGGCTATGCCGACAACTATGAATACGCCTATCCGATTCTGCGCAAATACGACATGTTCGGCACGATTTTTCTGATCACCGATTTCGTCGGCAGGCCCGGGTACCTGACGTGGCAGCAAGTCGGGGAAATGAGCGCCGATCACATGGAATTCGGCTCCCATACGCTCAGCCACCGGCCGCTGACCGGGTTTGACCGGGACGGGGCGCGGCATGAGCTCGTCGATTCGAAAAAGGTCATCGAGTGGCGTCTCGGCAAGCCTTGCCGCTTTATCGCCTTTCCGGAGGGAAAGTTCAATGATATGACGTTGGAGGAAACGAAGGACGCCGGTTACCGGTACGCCTTTACTGTCGATACGGGCCGCGATTTCCCCTGGGATTCGCCGTATGATCTCGACCGCGTCGCCTTCTTTGAAGGGCCGATCAGCTTCGAGCACTTCCGTTTTCGGCTGATTTTCAGCGCCTTCAGTTCTATCCTCTGGAAAGCGCACGCCTACTTTTCGCATATGGAATTTACACGGCCCTTGGGAGAATGCATTCCCCAGCCGTAA
- a CDS encoding polysaccharide biosynthesis C-terminal domain-containing protein yields the protein MRCRSGDPRRGCPWPWSNGKKAGGQWPGSPRRGPYVLKITSVPAAAFFLSLIHSERGIRDRKRSLPKTARLFAKEKITHILKRLVVLSVPISLASIMLPIVSNLDLLIVPRRLEVAGYATAQATELFGYLTGMSVPLINLATILTAAMAMSLVPAISHSFTLDDSAAIYDRTAGAVRIALLVTIPFSVMLYVLAEPVVTFIYNAPAATDATRAIAVAICFLGMHQITTAILQGLKKPKIPVINMIIACVVKVLCNWFLVAIPAFGISGASYATVADIGVAAGLNLIFIYKYTNYIPDLKSIVRNVVIAGFMGAVMYGLYALIAPYFGLFLRLTVTTLTGSAVYIALMGLSGGLTKEDVRKVPGVGRFF from the coding sequence GTGCGCTGCCGATCGGGTGATCCGCGCCGGGGCTGTCCGTGGCCATGGAGCAACGGTAAAAAAGCAGGAGGCCAATGGCCGGGTTCACCGAGGAGGGGTCCTTATGTCCTCAAGATTACTTCCGTACCGGCTGCCGCCTTCTTCCTGTCGCTTATACACAGCGAGAGGGGTATAAGAGACAGGAAGCGATCTCTGCCGAAAACGGCCCGGCTCTTTGCAAAAGAAAAGATCACGCACATTTTAAAACGTCTCGTCGTCTTATCCGTCCCCATTTCCCTGGCCAGCATCATGCTGCCCATCGTGTCCAATCTCGACCTGCTCATCGTGCCGCGCCGCCTTGAAGTCGCCGGCTACGCGACGGCGCAGGCGACTGAGCTCTTCGGCTACCTGACGGGCATGTCCGTGCCCCTCATCAACTTGGCGACGATCCTGACCGCCGCCATGGCCATGAGCCTCGTGCCGGCCATCAGCCACAGTTTCACCTTGGACGACAGCGCCGCCATTTACGACCGCACGGCAGGCGCCGTCCGCATCGCCCTCTTGGTGACGATTCCCTTCAGCGTCATGCTCTACGTCCTGGCCGAACCAGTCGTCACCTTCATCTACAACGCGCCGGCGGCGACGGACGCCACGCGCGCCATCGCCGTCGCCATCTGCTTTCTCGGCATGCACCAGATCACGACGGCCATTCTCCAGGGCCTGAAAAAGCCGAAGATTCCGGTCATCAACATGATCATCGCCTGCGTCGTCAAAGTACTCTGCAACTGGTTTCTCGTCGCCATTCCCGCCTTCGGCATCAGCGGCGCCTCATACGCGACGGTCGCCGACATCGGCGTTGCCGCAGGTCTCAATCTGATCTTCATCTACAAATACACGAACTATATTCCCGATCTGAAAAGCATCGTGCGCAACGTCGTCATCGCCGGCTTCATGGGCGCCGTCATGTACGGCCTCTACGCCCTGATCGCGCCGTATTTCGGCCTCTTCCTGCGCCTGACGGTCACGACGCTGACCGGCAGCGCCGTCTACATCGCCCTGATGGGTCTCAGCGGCGGCCTGACCAAAGAAGACGTCCGCAAGGTTCCCGGCGTCGGCCGATTCTTCTGA
- a CDS encoding S-layer homology domain-containing protein, producing the protein MKKKILAVLAATMAVGATCAFAANPFSDVPADSWAYQSVVTLAESGIIQGVDGTHFEGDRNITRYEAAEIVAKAMAHQDRATVEQRAMINKLADEFADELNSLGVRVSNLENRVGNVKLTGDARLRYQYQGDSARSTGLNDDNSWDYRIRLRANANVNDRTNVELGVSTNNQSFGSDTAASADTDSSLYVDRANVRYRLGGNTDLTAGRYNYILGNASGYQYGDTFDGAQLKYDNGKFAATAGYGKFKEGALNNVKTGYGELEGFFDKGSVGVYYNTFNGTPNASVYDETVGDTVASKDTPDDIWGAYGTVNLGQKWNLFGEYQRVNNQDSNTVNTKDADVWLGKLTYGKADFAAPKSWDAWVEYLNAGDGAYYGSTNSWRRADLLENVQSWGAGVDYTVAKNAQLQVMQSFASKTKDGSAADPDEQTRAQFVFSF; encoded by the coding sequence ATGAAAAAGAAAATACTCGCAGTTTTAGCAGCAACGATGGCAGTCGGCGCAACGTGCGCTTTCGCCGCCAATCCCTTTAGCGACGTGCCGGCAGACAGTTGGGCTTACCAATCCGTCGTCACCTTGGCGGAATCGGGCATCATCCAGGGCGTTGACGGCACGCATTTTGAAGGCGACCGCAACATCACCCGTTATGAAGCCGCCGAAATCGTGGCCAAAGCCATGGCGCACCAGGACCGGGCCACTGTCGAACAACGGGCCATGATCAACAAACTGGCCGACGAATTCGCCGACGAACTGAACAGCCTCGGCGTTCGTGTTTCCAATCTGGAAAACCGCGTCGGCAACGTGAAGCTGACAGGCGACGCCCGTCTCCGCTATCAGTACCAGGGGGACAGCGCCCGTTCCACCGGATTGAATGATGACAATTCCTGGGACTACCGCATCCGCCTCCGCGCGAATGCCAATGTCAACGACCGGACCAATGTCGAACTCGGCGTCAGCACGAACAACCAGAGTTTCGGCAGCGACACGGCCGCTTCCGCCGATACGGACTCGTCCCTCTACGTAGACCGCGCCAACGTCCGCTACCGCCTGGGCGGCAATACGGACCTGACTGCCGGCCGCTACAACTACATCTTGGGCAACGCTTCCGGCTACCAGTACGGCGACACCTTTGACGGCGCGCAGCTCAAGTATGACAACGGTAAATTCGCCGCCACGGCAGGGTACGGCAAATTCAAGGAAGGCGCGCTGAACAACGTCAAGACCGGTTACGGCGAACTGGAAGGCTTCTTTGATAAGGGATCCGTCGGCGTCTACTACAACACCTTCAACGGCACGCCGAACGCGTCGGTATACGACGAAACCGTTGGCGACACCGTCGCCAGCAAGGATACGCCGGACGATATCTGGGGCGCTTACGGCACGGTCAATCTCGGACAGAAATGGAACCTCTTCGGTGAATACCAGCGCGTCAACAACCAGGATTCCAACACGGTCAACACAAAAGACGCCGACGTCTGGCTCGGCAAGCTGACCTACGGCAAAGCCGACTTTGCGGCGCCGAAATCGTGGGATGCGTGGGTTGAATACCTCAATGCGGGAGACGGCGCATACTACGGCTCGACGAACAGTTGGAGACGCGCGGACCTGCTGGAAAACGTACAGTCCTGGGGAGCCGGCGTCGATTACACCGTCGCCAAGAACGCGCAGCTCCAGGTCATGCAGTCCTTCGCTTCGAAGACGAAGGACGGCAGCGCCGCCGATCCCGATGAACAGACGCGGGCGCAATTCGTCTTCTCCTTCTGA